In one bacterium genomic region, the following are encoded:
- a CDS encoding alpha/beta fold hydrolase yields the protein MKKFYFGLLVGCLLCSNVCAEEFNWGNCTTYAPMPVLFIHGINANSLTWDIVTKELEKYFGYRWVRFNEPAPEGRITLDGKAVTVDRDHPDAPQNKVVKHYLEAFDYGGKNKAGSANPLNSHNDSSAPNSLPSKVEEILKAYYGDDWQKNKLIIVGHSQGGLIGRYYLQHGGADKVKRFINVNTPHCGSEWA from the coding sequence ATGAAAAAGTTTTATTTTGGGTTATTAGTAGGATGTTTGTTATGTAGCAATGTGTGCGCTGAAGAATTTAATTGGGGGAATTGTACCACTTATGCGCCTATGCCGGTATTGTTTATCCATGGGATTAATGCTAATTCATTAACATGGGATATTGTGACTAAAGAATTAGAGAAATACTTTGGGTATAGATGGGTCCGGTTTAATGAGCCAGCTCCAGAGGGACGAATAACACTGGATGGTAAAGCAGTTACTGTAGATCGAGACCATCCCGATGCTCCGCAGAACAAGGTTGTCAAGCATTATTTAGAGGCGTTTGATTATGGTGGGAAGAATAAAGCCGGGAGTGCTAATCCTCTGAATTCACATAATGATTCATCAGCCCCTAACTCTCTTCCTTCTAAGGTGGAAGAAATATTAAAAGCATATTATGGTGATGACTGGCAAAAGAATAAACTCATTATCGTTGGTCATTCCCAGGGAGGACTTATAGGTAGGTATTATCTTCAGCATGGTGGTGCAGATAAGGTTAAGCGGTTTATTAATGTAAATACACCGCATTGTGGCAGTGAATGGGC